ATTTTTTAGCTTTTGATTTTGTTATGAAACTTTTTATAAATCGAGGAATATCTCCTATCAGTATGTTTGCAGAATTTTTAAAAGATATGTTTAAAATTAAAGATAAATTAGTAGACGGCGGAGCAAAACGTTTAGCAGGTATTTTTGGTTTATTATTTGTCGTTTTATTGATCGTTTCACACTATTTTGACATATGGAGTTTTTCTTTAGGTGTAGCGGCCGTTTTTTTAGCATGTTCATTACTTGATGTGTTTTTCGGTTTTTGTATTGCGTGTAAAATATACTTTATAATTAAAAAAATCTATCCAAATTTTATGAATAACCTTTAATTTTTATCATTCTCGTAGTACAATAGCTCTGTACTAATTTGATTAAAGGATAATATGATGGATGCTGTCATCAAAGATCTACTCTCCAGAAAAGATGAAATACAATCAGAAATTGAAACAATTTTCAAAGCAAATATGAAATTTACTGATTGGAACGTTCCAGAAGCTGACGATAAAGAGGCTGCAAAGGTAATTCTTGATATGATTCAAGAAAAATTAGATAAAATCAAAGCTGATGTTGCAGCAGGGCAATACGATTATTATTAAGGGTAATTATTATGAGTCATAAATTAAAAGATCATTTAGAAAAAATTAAAGACGAAGTTTCAAAAACAGATATGCTGGATGAGAGTCAAAAAGCAGACAGTGTTAAAAGAATAGAGGAATGGGTTATAGAAGATAAAGCTTTTGGAACTCTAAAAAATGAACTTACAGA
Above is a window of Sulfurimonas marina DNA encoding:
- a CDS encoding DUF4395 domain-containing protein, translating into MSGACPLNFERVDSNVTRFSALLVASLVGLYLYTNSVYILYFLAFDFVMKLFINRGISPISMFAEFLKDMFKIKDKLVDGGAKRLAGIFGLLFVVLLIVSHYFDIWSFSLGVAAVFLACSLLDVFFGFCIACKIYFIIKKIYPNFMNNL